Within the Mixophyes fleayi isolate aMixFle1 chromosome 5, aMixFle1.hap1, whole genome shotgun sequence genome, the region TCATTGTCTCTGTAGAGGAATGTGTTCAGCTTCTCTGCTGTGGGTGGAATTAGATTTATCCTAACTCTCCAATTTAGAGGAGGGTAAGAAATCTtatgggtaaatttattaaaccttttaaaaaggaaatgtggatgtgttgcccatagcaacaattcTGGCTAGATTCTAGCTAATTATTTTCTAGAAttctatgagcaacacctccgcttttccttttaagaagggtTGATAAAATGACCCATTAGTtaccacacagatagggccactCCTCACATCTTGCACACGGAAGGGGAGGTTGAAAGAACGAGTGCGGGGGATGTAACGATACAATTCACATTATCATACCCCAGCCTGCTGCCATGCAATAACTCAATTGATTCATAGAGAAGTGGGAGGCGGGGTTATGATGATGCAAGTCGTGTCATCAGGATCCGCATAATCAAAGCTCTTCCCCGTCCTCTCTACAAGAAGGTGAGGCAGAATCTTGGAGGTGACCCACTCTCCCGCTAGTGTCGGAGAACTACCTGAAATTCTGGAGTCCCGGACATTACTATTATGATCTGGAGGTACTACTGAGATTGTAGTATATATTTGCAGACATAATGCCATTCAATTACTAAGAAGGTTTATCAGTAGGCCTTATCTGAGGGTGGCAAACCACAATATACTGTGATTGattttaccacattatctgtgcTGATATGATTAATAAAATCTTTGGCTGTTGTGACACTCTACATCGCTGTTATATAAATGCTGACAAAGCCTCAGCTATTGAGGGATGTTATAAATCACTGTGTGTTTTACCGAACAATTGGAAGAGGAGTCAAAAGTGGGTGAAATAATGATGACGCTAACTATGAATTATTGTAGAGCCACAATATTGCTGGAGCCAAAGTCACAGAAGTACAGATAAATTCTAAACTTTAAGCAAGAATTTAGAGTACACAGATTACAGATTACAAATCCTATTGATACCCCAGTTGTAAGTGTATGCAAAAATAAAGGGTAGATATGTCCAATTCTTAAGAAAAGGACTATAACGGATTAGTATAATCTGCCTCGGATATCGGAAGCTCAAGATGCCAAGAGATGGACTTGCAGATTCTCGCTTTTGGACCCTAACGCTAACCCTGGGGCTAACATGAAGTCTCCATAAGCCCAGAGGGTCAAAGGAAAACAGCATTTATCAGTCCACACGGATTCTACCAGTTTACCccaatataatacacaatatatggCTGAGTCTGCGCAAATACTTGCCGGCTGCCTCCTATTATTCCTACATACAATCCACCTACGTATGAAGAAAATAACAATGATATACAATATGGAAAATAGGCACGGCGCTGGCAATTTGCAAAAAAGAGAGATGTCCGGCACTCATAGGGCAGATTAGGAACCTTAAAATACCATAACTTCACAATGTATAATACTCAATTCCCAAATTATGTGGATTGTCCTCCTTTGGAATAACACTTGTACAGTTCTGAATGTCCAAAATAGAGGAGATGACCTCTTATTCCTCCAAAAGTTCAATCTTAAAAAGACGCTCCACCCCGTAATTGCATGGGTTTTATACataaaaatcacaaataaaaaaaaccacatcatACTGTGATCTTTAGAATGAAAAATAAGGGGGGCTACATATACCGATGAGCCCTAATGTGTGTGGCCTAATAACTAATTGAACACCATGTGAAATAAATGAAATCCCCTTAGGGTACAAACTTACAGGAAAGAGATCTCTCAAGATAGCCGTATAAGCTTAGGGATATATTAAAGCACTTCTCCTGTCAGATTATGTCCATCGTCTTGGTATGCAGTCTTGCGATGAATACCAAAAAGAAAGGAATAGATTCCAACGATAGTGTATTAtcccaatataaaaatattttaatacaaacGTAGCGCAGTAAAAACATTCAGAACTTTCTCTTTCCTCATATAAAAACAACAGCAGTGCACATCCTCTGTGAGGTTGGACTCTTATCCCGTTCAGGATATTTACAGGCACGTAGAAATAGTCTTTATTCCTTCTCATATGATCAGGAGCCGGTTGAGTACTTCCACATGCCGCTGATATCGGGACCGCGTCTAAACACTCCCAAGTGAGTGCACCTTTGTTCGTAACCGCCCcctgccaacgcgtttcaatttcataaatctttatcaaggcattgCCTTACCCCAATGCCTGAAGGGGGAAGCCTATGGCTTATATTACCCAAAATCTGTCTCCAAGGAACTAGAACTGTTAAATATGCATAGATCACCTAGGGTACATGTGGAGCTTCAGTTACAATTCAATGTTCAATGAAATGTGTTTTGGGCGATCTAATGTGAGCATGGACTCCAAGCTAGAAGATGAGGAAGAGAGGAAACTTAGAGCCATTGATAGCTTGAAAGAAGAGGAGCTGAATCTTTTTAGTCATAAATGTAAATGTGCCTGAACATCTGTCAATTAGTGGCTCATATTGTCTCCATAGAAGGAATAGCTACTCATCTAGCCAAAGTAGAGGCAGTGATCAGTTGACCTCATTCTGCAATCCTGACTAAGTTAAGATAATTCCTTGACTTCTGTTGATACTACAGGCAAGTTACAGAAGAATAGTCCAAATAAGTCCAACCACTCCATAAATTGCTCAAGGTGGAGTCTTGAAACAGCTGAGACTCCTCTTTAACTATTAAGTCTCTATTTGGTGCCAAATACTGCTTGATAAGTAACCTTTAATACACTGAAGGAGGTTGGAGGCTCCTATTCTGGCTTATGCGAACCCTATCAAGCCATAAATCCTTCATGTAGATGCATGCTATGATGGACTAGGAGGATTTCCCCATCAAGAGTATCCTGAAGGACAAAGGCCCATGGTTTACATTAGCCAATGTTTGGCTACAATTGAGAAGGACTATCGAGTATATAATTTGGAACTTTGGGTATTTAAGAGCAACACCTTTAATCCTTAGAAGTCACAGAATAAAATAAAGGGTATATTTCATGTATTAAATGTAACTTAGGGAAGtataaagtaaaagtataaatgcATCATTTATAATTAATTCCCATTAATTCAAACTATATTTACTTGACTATCACTTCGAAAGAGATGTAATTAAGAGACAAGTGTATGTTAATTATATACAGGTAAATATGAAAGTAGCATCACTTCATTGCATTATAATTACATTTCTCATTTCAAAAGCCAAAAATATACTTTTCAGAATGAAGTGTAATTTCCCTTCATAAACAAACACATCTTGACAGCTATAATTAAgcaggtaataataatagaagagTTAATCACTTTACATAGACCACATATCAAGAATAAATGCTCATAACGGTGACCCTTGTAATGCCACTAATTACCTGCTTTTACTCAACTGTGTTTTGCCAGATGTTTTTCttaaactttatttgtttttttcttctttgtgtgatttttttatcaTGTGAAGCCATACCTGGTAATATTTTTGCAATAGAACAGAGATAAATGTGTCGCTCATTATATGACTATACTATAGTACAGGGCAGGATTAAGATGTGTGGAGGCCTTAGAGCAAGTAATTTGGGGGTCTCTTCATTACTCgaaggttgcctatagcaaccaattggattccagctatcattttgtagaatgtactaaataaatgcttactagaatctgattggttgctataggcaacatctccactttttcaaacccgcagtttagtaaatatagtgtTAGCCTGACCAGCCACGTGCAGGAAGGGCGAACAATGCACTGGCTGCCAGAAATGTTAACGAACATTGTTAACAGTGTCATTACACTGCCATACCATGAGAAGGGCAATATGAGTCTCGAGGCAGGTGGGGGGCAATTGGTTTATTGGGGGCCAATTAGTGTGTGGGTGCGCCAGTGTTAGAACCAGATGCCGCACCTCTGTGGCAGTATCTGTAACTATGTTCTCTACAGTGGCTCTCAATAATATTTTTTAGACCCCAATTATCTGCGCACCTTTATTTTGGAACCCCATGTGTCAATGTCTCATTGCTCTGGGACCCCAAAATAGATGGTTCCCAATAGAATGTACTCCATATTTTCAATCAACCTAGGACACATTCTGAAATCCTGACGTACAAGTTGCGCACCTCTGTACTATTATACAGAACATGTCAGCACGTAAATTAATATAACTACCATATAATCTAACCTACTATGGACAGAATTTGTGATGGATTGGTGTAATGCATACACTCTTTGCTTGTGTTTCTTGTGCAGGTGTGAATGTTTCTTCTGAATGATTGGTGTGTGGtcatttagtattattatttctaaatccaatataaataataaattcacaacacataaatatgtaaaataacatgGATAGAAGTACAGTGTAAAGTTGCCTGGAGAAGGGGTTTTGGAATTAGCCATTAATCAATATCACAAAGTATCTTCAGCTTGTTTATATCTCTGACCAGGAACAATGAATTATAACTgtacaataaagaaaaataagtcaATCTACATCAATGTTCATCATCATTGATCTGTGGTTAAAAGGATAAACTGATAATGATATGATAATTATTCACCAGTATTTGATTTGATTGATTTTATTGAGGCTCATTGAAACTAATATTTGTATACAATTTATAAGCTGTACCatcatgtttttaatttgttttgtctCTGTCATTTGTAATGAGCACAGTGACTTAGGGATGATGGATTCCTATGACCACCCCATTCACCCTTTAAAGCACAATAAAGACAATTGTATTAAAATCATTGATCCCTAGGTCACCATGCGATTTACCAGTAGCAAACAcaatgggggtaaatttatcaaaccttctaaaaaggagaaatgcaaccaatcagatattagctattATTTATCAAGCACATTCCagcaaatgatagctagaacctgactcgttgctatgggcaacacctccacttttcctttttttaaaaggtttgataaaactACCTTATGATCAGTGTATCTGAATTCCACCGCTTATAAACTGGGTGATAAATTACATTGTGAATGAGGCTCTGGCTATGATTATTGCCATGCACTCTGAgcctatggggcagattcaattccccgtgtTGTTCTTTAGAATAACGTGGGCTACGCATTATTTACTTTACTACGGCAATTGCAATGCAAATTTTTGCAAATCAGCAAAGAAATGACCATAAAAAAGGTAATAAAGTAGCTATTACCCTAACAACGCTAATAGTGCACAGCCCGcgatgttctaaagaacaatgctggggattgaatctgcccctatatatTGACAGGCAGTAGCTAAGATATCAGTAccaaaatattcaataaaaaggAAAATCTACTATTAAAAGTAGAGAAATACACAGTTAGTGGGATATGTTCTCACATCCTTTCATATATTCTGAATCTTCCTATATGCAATGTTTGTCATTAATGTAGTATTTGTTTGATTTTCCAGTGTTGCAGATGAGGGGCCATTATTTAAAGCACCCAGATTAAAAGGACCACAGGAAGATTTATTCGCAAACAAAGATGACAGGGTGGCAAGTTCGAGGTGCACAGCTACGTGCCAAGAAGAAGCGGTCACCAGCAGCAGCGGCACTGCCGAGAACAAACCAGACATTTTATTTAACAGGGAGGTGCTGAACGACAGCAGCTGCTGCTTTGTGGAAAATCAGACTCAAGTACAGGTACCTTTCCCGAACAGCAGCAGTGTCAGCAACAGGGCAAGTGTCTCATTCTGCTTTTCTAAGAAAGCATTACTAAAGCTGGATTCTTCAGCATCCGTTTTCAATGAAAGCGTGGAAGAAGTAAATGAATGCAGGCAATTACTTCACCATAAAGCCAAGCAAACGTCTGTAAGCTCGAGACACTATGTGCACGTAAATGAAAATGTAACAGAAAACACTGTGCTGTCTCAACAAGATGAAACAGACATGTCGCTGCCAGACAATGCGCCGGCAAATGCAGAGAAGTTTAAAGATGACAGAAGCAGTCAAGAAAACACAAAGGAACGCAGCGAAATTGCCCAATCAAACATAACAACTGAAATGCATTCTCCAGACACTAGTAGCATAGATCAGCTGAGTCAAAAAGTAGTAAACGTTACTTCAGAGACTGAGCAAGCTTCTGAGACTCCGGCGGAGGTCCGTTGCCAGACTCAGAGCTGTACGCAAGAGACTTGTTCCAACAAGCACACGGTTGCAGATGCAATATTAATCGAGCATTTATCGCATTTGCTTTCACAAAAAAATGGTAAAGAGGAGCTGCATTTAAATTCAGATGAAATGAATTCAGCAGCATCTAATGATCCCGTTCAAAACCGCCTTGAGTGCCCAGAACATTCGTTAGGGGAGTCTGCAAATACCAATGCTAAATCCAAAACACTATCTTTTCTTAGTGTTTTGAGCAAAGATGGCAATACTATTCTTCAGTGGCCCACAGAACTACTTATGTTTACTAAAACTCAGCCTTCAATATCCTATGCCTGCAATCCAttatattttgattttaaatgttctaaaaaaaatacaattagaaAGACGAATGAAAAAGACACAAGAATAGGTGAGAGTAATGATCCATCTAAAAACAGATGTGAGGACAAAGCCTCAGGTATCAATACGGAGAAAGACTTGGAGAATGAGACGGAGAGTCAATCGTTAGAGCCAAAGAAAGAGAGGACTCAACTAGAGGAATTGGCAGGAAATGAAATGGACTCTTGCAACAGTCACCGTTTAGCTACGGAATTAACCCATAAAGTCAAGTTCAATCATTTACATGATAGTAGACCTCAGGTTTCCACCCATATCAATAATTCTCAGAACTGCACTCTTAGAGCAAGCCACCATTCGAGAAAACGCAAAAGATCTTCCCACGGACACGCCATTAGCTGTAAAAGATCTGATGACAGCAAAGTGAAAGAAAATACAAATTCCAAAGAAGAATTGAAAAGAAAGAGGTTTTTACAAAAGGACCAGTTGGTATTTAAGGATAAATGGTTCAGCTCAAAGAAGTGTAAAGAGAGTAAAGACCAGAGAGGGTATGAAAGTAGATTGTCTTGGGAAAACAGTGATGGTGTTGAAGACTCTGATAGTGATACAAATTCTGAAACATCCCAGAAAACATTATTTTCACAGACCTCCTCTTCCAGTTATTCGACAAGCAGTGGTTCAACATGCAGACATGAAGACATTCTTAGCAGTCCGCCACCAACTCATGAAGCCTCTTTGAAAGGTGACAGTTGCCTATCAGGAAAGCACAACAGTGATTCTTCTTCTGAAAACGACTGTATTTCGGAAATTGCCAACAAGTTAAAATGCAAATGCAAAAATCAAAAGCACAAAACAGTGATTAGTGAGATATCAAGACATGAATATTTAGAACATCGGCTTTGTTGCAAATATGCCAGGAGCAAACATCGGTCTCGGATAAAACAAGATGGCTTGGGAGCAGATTCTCTTGTTGATCAATCACATCCCATACAAGAGAACAGCAATGAAAACTCCTCAAATGTTAAGTCAAGAATGGACAAATCTAGTGCTTCCCCGGAAGGAATAATTCACCTATCCACTTCCCCCAGAAGTCCACATACAACAGAAAGTTCAACCAATAGTAATACAAATGAGTCCACATATAAGTTTCATCACTGGGATCTAATGCCTCCTTCTGTGAGCTATAGAAACAGTGCTTCAGAAAAGATAGTACAGCGAATAGTAGTTAATGAGAAAAAGACATTGATTTCAGAATTGCTTTTAGAGGGCGAACAGGCCACAATGCCAGCAAAAGAGGACTGCAATACTAGGGAATGTGGTAAAGAATTTAATAAACACTCAGAGAATTCTTTTACTATACAATGTTCTCCAAAAGATCATGAAAAAGTGGCTCTGCTAACTAGCAGCAACAACATAGATATCCATAATATGGCCCACACCTTAAAAGATGTGATCAGCAGTAACGAATCCAAAGGTTCCACAGACTATAAAGTCACTGTTGCCACATCTGCTGATAGTTGTCCTTTTAAAGACTTGATTCACATAAATAGAGAGTGCAGAACTGAAATTCCAGTTGAGGGACAACCGGGAcaattcattggtgaagtacaaCCTTTTATGCAAAGCCCTGACCCAGCTCACCATAACTTCTCATGTGCGTTGCCCCCTCTAAGACATGCAGGTGGAACCAATTCACCCGAGACCAAAGAAGAACAAATAAGACTGGGACGGCCTCATGTAAATATGAAATCAAGCCCCGCGGAAGGAAATATAAAATGCTTTTATGACAGTACTATGCAGGACTTTAGAAGAATAGACAATAATCGAAGGTTCCATCATAAACCAATTTCTCCTCCTCTAGCACAACAACCTATTACATTCTCACCAGATGAAGTAGATAAGTATAAACTATTGCAAATGCAGGCACAGCAACATATGCAGAAGCAGCTCTTGACAAAGCATTTTAAAGCTTTACCCAGCAATGGCTCGGCTGTTTTCTCAACTGGACAAACTATTCAGCCCGTATCGGTCCAACACCATCCTTCTATCACCACCATCCACCATGCTCTCATGCAGCAATATGCTGTGACAGCTTCCATGCATTCCCATGTTAACCACTTTCCATTGCCACATCTAAATCCTTTCCCCCAGTCCCAGTTTTCACCTATAGCCCTGTCTTCATCATTAACACCAACGCTCTTTCCAGCACCTGCCCAACTCATTGGACATCCACTGGCGCATCCGCTGCATTTAGTCTCTGCGACAGCCATTCACCCTGCCCACCTGACTATTCAAGCACTCCCACATGCAACCCTTATCCCAACACTCTTTGCCCCTCACTCCAACACAGGAATGCACCCAACATTACAATTGCATCCTTTAATTCACCCGTTGTTCCAAGGGCACGATTTTCATCACCATTCTGGACATAGTCACCCTCATTAATATTTGCTAGAATGAAAT harbors:
- the ZNF804B gene encoding zinc finger protein 804B, whose product is MACYYLVISSTHLNNGHFRSIKGVFRGPLCKTGTTIPGYAEKGKSIANALEDLKANFYCELCDKQYHKHQEFDNHINSYDHAHKQRLKELKQREFARNVASKSWKDEKKQEKALKRLHQLAELRKQPDCVADEGPLFKAPRLKGPQEDLFANKDDRVASSRCTATCQEEAVTSSSGTAENKPDILFNREVLNDSSCCFVENQTQVQVPFPNSSSVSNRASVSFCFSKKALLKLDSSASVFNESVEEVNECRQLLHHKAKQTSVSSRHYVHVNENVTENTVLSQQDETDMSLPDNAPANAEKFKDDRSSQENTKERSEIAQSNITTEMHSPDTSSIDQLSQKVVNVTSETEQASETPAEVRCQTQSCTQETCSNKHTVADAILIEHLSHLLSQKNGKEELHLNSDEMNSAASNDPVQNRLECPEHSLGESANTNAKSKTLSFLSVLSKDGNTILQWPTELLMFTKTQPSISYACNPLYFDFKCSKKNTIRKTNEKDTRIGESNDPSKNRCEDKASGINTEKDLENETESQSLEPKKERTQLEELAGNEMDSCNSHRLATELTHKVKFNHLHDSRPQVSTHINNSQNCTLRASHHSRKRKRSSHGHAISCKRSDDSKVKENTNSKEELKRKRFLQKDQLVFKDKWFSSKKCKESKDQRGYESRLSWENSDGVEDSDSDTNSETSQKTLFSQTSSSSYSTSSGSTCRHEDILSSPPPTHEASLKGDSCLSGKHNSDSSSENDCISEIANKLKCKCKNQKHKTVISEISRHEYLEHRLCCKYARSKHRSRIKQDGLGADSLVDQSHPIQENSNENSSNVKSRMDKSSASPEGIIHLSTSPRSPHTTESSTNSNTNESTYKFHHWDLMPPSVSYRNSASEKIVQRIVVNEKKTLISELLLEGEQATMPAKEDCNTRECGKEFNKHSENSFTIQCSPKDHEKVALLTSSNNIDIHNMAHTLKDVISSNESKGSTDYKVTVATSADSCPFKDLIHINRECRTEIPVEGQPGQFIGEVQPFMQSPDPAHHNFSCALPPLRHAGGTNSPETKEEQIRLGRPHVNMKSSPAEGNIKCFYDSTMQDFRRIDNNRRFHHKPISPPLAQQPITFSPDEVDKYKLLQMQAQQHMQKQLLTKHFKALPSNGSAVFSTGQTIQPVSVQHHPSITTIHHALMQQYAVTASMHSHVNHFPLPHLNPFPQSQFSPIALSSSLTPTLFPAPAQLIGHPLAHPLHLVSATAIHPAHLTIQALPHATLIPTLFAPHSNTGMHPTLQLHPLIHPLFQGHDFHHHSGHSHPH